One Loxodonta africana isolate mLoxAfr1 chromosome 4, mLoxAfr1.hap2, whole genome shotgun sequence genomic region harbors:
- the IFT27 gene encoding intraflagellar transport protein 27 homolog: protein MVKLAAKCILAGDPTVGKTALAQIFRSDGAHFQKSYTLTTGVDLVVKTVPVPDTGDSVELFIFDSAGKELFSEMLDKLWESPNVLCLVYDVTNEQSFNNCSKWLEKARSQAPGSYLPGVLVGNKTDLAGRRVVESSQAQAWALGQGLECFETSVKEMENYEAPFHCLAKQFLHLYREKVEVFHALV, encoded by the exons GAGACCCAACGGTGGGCAAGACCGCCCTGGCACAGATCTTCCGCAGTGACGGAGCCCATTTCCAGAAGAGCTACACCCTG ACAACAGGTGTGGATTTGGTGGTAAAGACGGTGCCAGTTCCTGACACAGGCGACAGCGTG GAACTCTTCATTTTTGACTCTGCTGGCAAGGAGCTGTTTTCTGAAATGCTGGATAAACTG TGGGAGAGTCCCAACGTCTTGTGTCTCGTCTATGATGTGACCAATGAGCAGTCCTTCAACAACTGCAGCAAATGGCTGGAGAAGGCTCGGTCACAGGCCCCAGGCAGCTACCTCCCAG GTGTTTTAGTGGGGAATAAAACCGACCTGGCCGGCAGACGAGTGGTGGAGTCGTCACAGGCCCAGGCGTGGGCACTGGGCCAAGGCCTGGAATGTTTTGAAACATCCGTG AAGGAGATGGAAAACTATGAGGCCCCTTTCCACTGTCTGGCCAAGCAGTTCCTCCACCTGTACCGGGAGAAGGTGGAAGTTTTCCACGCCTTGGTGTGA